From a single Mycolicibacterium mengxianglii genomic region:
- a CDS encoding tyrosine recombinase XerC, with amino-acid sequence MPRPSDNFAGLLEEFASHLELERGRSPHTQRAYLGDLRSLFDFAGERAPGAGVRALTLPVLRAWLAAQAGAGVARTTLARRTSAVKTFTAWAVRKGLLDTDPATRLQMPKARRTLPSVLRQDQALAAMAAAKSGAQEGDPLALRDRLIVELLYATGIRVSELCGLDIDDVDLSRRLLRVLGKGDKERTVPFGEPAEDAVRAWLADGRPAVVTRESGAALLLGARGRRLDARQARTVVHQTMTAVNGAPDMGPHGLRHSAATHLLEGGADLRIVQELLGHSTLATTQLYTHVTVARLRAVHDQAHPRA; translated from the coding sequence GTGCCACGACCCTCCGACAACTTCGCCGGGCTACTCGAGGAGTTCGCTTCCCACCTCGAGCTCGAACGCGGCCGGTCGCCGCACACCCAACGCGCCTACCTGGGCGATCTGCGGTCACTGTTCGATTTCGCCGGCGAGCGCGCCCCCGGCGCGGGGGTGCGGGCACTGACTCTGCCGGTATTGCGGGCCTGGCTGGCAGCGCAGGCAGGCGCCGGGGTTGCGCGCACCACACTGGCCCGGCGCACCTCGGCGGTCAAGACCTTCACCGCGTGGGCGGTACGCAAAGGGCTGCTCGACACCGATCCGGCGACCCGGCTCCAGATGCCCAAAGCTCGGCGGACGCTACCGTCGGTGCTGCGGCAGGATCAGGCGCTGGCCGCGATGGCCGCGGCCAAATCCGGTGCCCAAGAGGGTGATCCATTAGCACTGCGGGACCGCCTCATCGTCGAACTGTTGTACGCGACGGGTATCCGGGTCAGCGAACTGTGTGGGCTCGATATCGACGATGTGGACCTGTCGCGCCGGCTGCTGCGGGTGCTGGGCAAGGGGGACAAGGAGCGCACCGTCCCGTTCGGTGAACCCGCCGAGGATGCCGTCCGCGCGTGGCTCGCCGACGGCCGGCCGGCGGTGGTGACCCGCGAGTCCGGTGCGGCGCTGCTGCTGGGTGCTCGCGGCCGTCGGCTCGACGCCCGGCAGGCCCGCACCGTGGTGCATCAGACCATGACGGCAGTCAACGGTGCCCCGGACATGGGTCCGCACGGACTGCGGCACAGCGCGGCCACCCACCTACTCGAGGGCGGTGCCGACCTGAGAATCGTCCAGGAACTGCTCGGTCATTCGACGCTGGCCACCACCCAGCTCTACACCCATGTCACGGTGGCGCGGCTGCGCGCGGTGCACGATCAGGCGCATCCGCGAGCCTGA